In Kiritimatiellales bacterium, a genomic segment contains:
- a CDS encoding Gfo/Idh/MocA family oxidoreductase, which translates to MNIKNLPLNIAMIGCGGYSGTLRSAISKIPELGRLIAVTTRNAENDAAQECTAAGVAIYKDVDDLFKHITPQTCSAIVIPTGIDSHFEYTKRAVENGFHVMLEKPPVATVQELDKLIELQRHTGKWIFVNFQHLFTSSTAEIKNRVMSGEFGPVKSVHAHALWRRPEEYFRRNVWSGRLRINGGWVLDGTVGNPLAHLMAEAQYLGNSGAGMLVPARIQAELYHANTIESEDTSAVRIQADNGVKLFFSASLATGEFGTTVCEIYTENAKITLTEYRLVDIEFNDGRKEYHDFTEKDDGVFSRTAMLSSMIRSINGEPPLITVEECRPFMLAWNGAFESAGIPSAIGAEFMTIEQRGQSTFRCIKDIAGHVRKMAGEGLMFSEAGIPWASPGQLVDMRNYTHFPSLNYGLIELGKMPASRRGPEKDS; encoded by the coding sequence TTGAACATTAAAAATTTACCATTGAATATAGCCATGATCGGTTGCGGCGGATATTCCGGCACGCTGCGTTCTGCGATCAGTAAAATTCCGGAACTCGGGCGTCTGATCGCCGTGACCACCCGAAATGCGGAAAACGATGCCGCGCAGGAGTGTACTGCTGCCGGGGTTGCGATATACAAGGATGTTGATGATCTGTTCAAACACATTACGCCGCAGACCTGTTCTGCGATTGTCATCCCGACCGGCATCGACAGCCATTTTGAATATACCAAAAGAGCGGTTGAAAACGGCTTCCATGTGATGCTGGAAAAACCGCCCGTCGCAACGGTTCAGGAACTGGATAAGCTGATCGAACTGCAGCGGCATACCGGTAAGTGGATTTTTGTTAATTTCCAGCATCTGTTCACCTCGTCTACTGCTGAGATAAAAAACCGGGTGATGTCCGGTGAGTTCGGCCCTGTTAAAAGTGTGCATGCGCACGCGCTCTGGCGGCGTCCGGAAGAATATTTCCGGCGCAATGTGTGGAGCGGGAGACTGCGTATAAACGGCGGCTGGGTGCTGGACGGAACCGTTGGGAATCCGCTGGCACATTTGATGGCGGAGGCGCAGTATCTGGGGAATTCCGGCGCCGGTATGCTCGTGCCGGCAAGGATTCAGGCGGAGTTGTATCACGCAAACACAATTGAAAGCGAAGATACGAGCGCCGTTCGAATTCAGGCGGACAACGGAGTGAAACTGTTTTTTAGTGCCAGCCTGGCGACTGGAGAGTTTGGTACGACAGTCTGTGAAATCTATACCGAAAATGCGAAAATTACACTGACGGAATACCGGCTGGTCGATATTGAATTTAACGATGGACGGAAAGAGTACCATGATTTTACAGAAAAAGATGACGGGGTGTTCAGTCGAACAGCGATGCTGAGCTCAATGATCCGCAGCATCAACGGCGAGCCTCCGTTGATCACAGTTGAAGAGTGCCGTCCGTTTATGCTGGCGTGGAACGGTGCGTTTGAATCAGCCGGCATTCCGTCGGCGATCGGCGCGGAGTTTATGACGATTGAACAGCGGGGTCAAAGCACATTCCGGTGTATAAAAGACATTGCCGGCCATGTCAGAAAAATGGCCGGTGAAGGTCTTATGTTCTCCGAGGCCGGAATTCCGTGGGCCAGCCCCGGGCAGCTCGTAGACATGCGGAATTATACGCACTTCCCTTCGCTCAATTACGGGTTGATCGAATTGGGAAAAATGCCGGCGTCCCGGCGTGGGCCGGAAAAAGATTCATAA
- a CDS encoding LacI family DNA-binding transcriptional regulator, whose product MNKTVKMADIAREAGVSIAAVSLALNNHARVSAETKKRILRICEKRGYQINSAARALAGYRNPAENNQPVYIGTLALLESEQLAKIIRPSSDTQNERRQFTEACRRMGYRMDHFVVGETAPAQRALGRTLLSRGIHGLLIYGFHSDLHTWGIGWENFAAVAYASSVTERFIHNVMSSSYQDVFSAMLTLRERGYLRPGYVMNLPFFQPWAAGYAYAVDNVKFQQIPKLIMDGTLERSQWKKKFLNWFKKYTPDVIVSGCNKLIPEIFAEENIRMPDDVGYLSVDSWDSVRHLSGLHQLREEAYRILVDILHGMLRRNELGPPAQPYCIQIPSVWNEGTTLIREN is encoded by the coding sequence ATGAATAAGACAGTAAAAATGGCGGATATCGCCCGTGAAGCGGGCGTCTCTATCGCAGCGGTTTCACTGGCGCTTAATAATCATGCCCGTGTTTCAGCGGAAACAAAAAAACGTATTTTACGTATTTGTGAAAAAAGAGGTTATCAGATTAACTCCGCCGCCCGGGCGCTGGCCGGATACAGAAATCCTGCAGAGAATAATCAACCGGTGTATATTGGTACACTGGCGCTGCTTGAAAGTGAACAGCTTGCAAAAATTATTCGTCCCAGCAGTGATACCCAAAATGAACGCCGGCAGTTTACTGAGGCCTGCCGGCGGATGGGCTACCGGATGGATCATTTTGTTGTTGGCGAAACAGCGCCGGCGCAGCGTGCGCTGGGACGCACACTGCTTTCCAGAGGAATTCATGGATTATTGATTTACGGGTTCCATTCCGATTTACACACATGGGGAATCGGCTGGGAGAATTTTGCCGCGGTTGCCTATGCCAGTTCTGTTACGGAACGTTTTATTCATAATGTAATGAGCAGTTCCTATCAGGATGTGTTTTCAGCGATGCTTACTCTGCGCGAACGGGGATATCTGCGTCCCGGATATGTCATGAATCTGCCGTTTTTTCAGCCCTGGGCGGCAGGGTATGCCTATGCCGTGGATAATGTGAAATTCCAGCAGATACCGAAATTGATTATGGACGGGACGCTGGAGCGTTCTCAGTGGAAGAAAAAATTTTTGAACTGGTTTAAAAAATATACGCCGGACGTCATCGTCTCCGGATGCAACAAATTAATCCCCGAAATTTTCGCGGAAGAAAATATTCGCATGCCGGATGATGTAGGGTATTTAAGCGTTGATTCATGGGATAGCGTCCGGCATTTGTCCGGACTCCATCAGTTGCGGGAAGAGGCGTATCGCATCCTGGTAGATATCCTGCACGGAATGTTGCGGCGTAATGAACTCGGTCCGCCTGCGCAGCCGTATTGCATTCAAATACCATCGGTATGGAATGAGGGCACGACACTGATCCGGGAAAATTGA